A portion of the Luxibacter massiliensis genome contains these proteins:
- a CDS encoding type II CAAX endopeptidase family protein, which produces MKNFFKAVGFLLLSILPFIAANILQYIIVFAAMLLKAISMFLANPSGFSMENYYTYVASSQFNSLVLFIYGLFAILLLGIWYRVAAVPKGFLRRGLGQVINGKILLAMVLLTASFQYITTYLIILIQALRPSWYQSYELLMDSAGINDITLILALYSVIVAPICEELIFRGVCLYYAKKALPFWIANLFQAAFFGVYHMNLVQGIYAFLLGLLLGYVCDRGRSIYLSILLHFLFNFWGTFLFSSYFYSGDNILLSTLQFLLIWTAAAAGIILYKSGVKGRRLQPPA; this is translated from the coding sequence ATGAAAAATTTTTTTAAGGCGGTTGGCTTTTTACTTTTGAGTATTCTTCCTTTCATTGCCGCAAATATTCTGCAGTATATAATTGTTTTTGCAGCCATGCTTCTAAAAGCCATTTCTATGTTCCTGGCAAATCCCTCAGGATTTTCCATGGAGAATTACTATACTTATGTCGCAAGTTCCCAGTTTAACTCCCTTGTCCTTTTTATCTATGGACTTTTTGCCATCCTGCTGCTGGGGATCTGGTACCGTGTTGCCGCCGTGCCCAAAGGATTTTTAAGGCGCGGCCTTGGGCAAGTTATAAACGGGAAAATCTTATTGGCAATGGTACTGCTTACTGCTTCTTTCCAGTACATCACCACCTACCTCATTATTCTCATTCAGGCGCTCCGCCCTTCCTGGTACCAAAGCTATGAGCTTCTGATGGATTCTGCAGGAATAAATGACATCACTTTAATCTTAGCTCTCTACAGCGTGATTGTGGCCCCCATATGTGAGGAACTGATATTCCGGGGAGTCTGTCTATATTATGCCAAAAAAGCGCTCCCCTTCTGGATTGCCAACCTGTTCCAGGCCGCCTTTTTTGGTGTCTACCATATGAATCTTGTACAGGGGATCTATGCATTCCTTCTGGGCCTCCTCCTTGGATATGTCTGCGACAGAGGAAGAAGTATTTATTTAAGCATCCTGCTCCATTTTCTATTTAATTTCTGGGGCACGTTTTTATTCTCCTCCTACTTCTATTCAGGAGATAACATATTACTCTCCACACTGCAGTTTCTTCTCATTTGGACTGCTGCGGCAGCCGGGATTATTCTTTACAAAAGCGGGGTTAAGGGCAGGCGCCTGCAGCCCCCTGCCTGA
- a CDS encoding IS1182 family transposase translates to MSSKLKYHKNYTEFGEPYQLVLPLNLEGLVPDDDSVRLLSHELEDLDYSLLYQAYSAKGRNPAVDPKTMFKILTYAYSQNIYSSRKMETACKRDINFMWLLAGQKAPDHSTIARFRTGFLADACENLFYQMVKRLGDSGELLKETVFIDGTKLEACANKYTFVWKKSVGKWEEKMFRKIQETIQLLNKEYLQDFSVTSESRTQDLQNIVRFLENRCQRDNTVFVHGRGKKKSKNQRYLELFRRFLERQSVYDWHTASFQGRNNYCKTDPDAAFMHMEDDHMRNAQLKPGYNVQIAVDSEYIVAADIFQDRNDVWTLVPFLKTMETNLGFRYPSVTADSGYESEEAYTYLRSAEQKPYIKPQTYEKWKKRSFKQDISKRENMGYDQEADIYICHAGKSLSPLFIKKQKSKSGYESEVTVYECEDCNGCAYKEKCTKAKGNKRLYISKSFLEKRQESYENILSETGIKYRMNRSVQAEGAFGVLKNDYEFQRFLLRGKTKVKLEIILLCMGYNINKLHAKIQRERTGSHLFPVKETA, encoded by the coding sequence ATGTCAAGTAAATTAAAATACCATAAAAATTATACCGAATTTGGCGAACCTTATCAACTGGTTTTGCCATTAAATTTGGAAGGTTTGGTTCCTGATGATGATTCTGTTCGACTGCTCAGCCACGAATTGGAGGATTTAGATTACAGCTTGCTGTATCAGGCTTACTCTGCAAAAGGCAGAAATCCCGCAGTCGACCCAAAGACCATGTTCAAGATCCTGACCTACGCTTATTCTCAAAACATTTATTCTTCAAGAAAAATGGAAACAGCTTGCAAAAGGGATATCAACTTTATGTGGCTGTTAGCTGGACAAAAGGCTCCTGATCACAGCACGATTGCCCGCTTTCGTACCGGATTTTTGGCAGATGCCTGTGAAAATCTCTTTTACCAGATGGTAAAACGTTTGGGGGATTCCGGGGAACTGTTAAAGGAGACTGTATTTATTGACGGGACAAAGTTAGAGGCCTGTGCAAACAAATATACGTTTGTCTGGAAAAAATCCGTAGGAAAGTGGGAAGAAAAAATGTTTCGGAAGATACAGGAAACCATACAGCTTCTGAACAAGGAATACCTGCAGGATTTTTCTGTCACTTCAGAATCAAGGACCCAGGATTTACAGAACATAGTCCGGTTTTTAGAAAACCGATGCCAGAGAGACAACACCGTTTTTGTCCACGGACGAGGAAAAAAGAAAAGCAAAAACCAACGGTATTTAGAGCTTTTTCGCAGATTTCTTGAACGACAAAGCGTTTATGACTGGCATACGGCAAGTTTTCAGGGAAGAAATAATTATTGTAAAACAGATCCGGATGCAGCCTTTATGCATATGGAAGATGACCATATGAGAAATGCACAGTTAAAGCCCGGGTATAATGTACAGATTGCAGTAGACAGTGAATATATCGTAGCAGCAGATATTTTTCAGGATCGAAATGATGTCTGGACATTGGTTCCTTTTTTAAAGACAATGGAAACGAATCTGGGTTTCCGTTATCCGAGTGTAACGGCTGATTCAGGATATGAAAGTGAAGAAGCGTATACTTATCTGAGAAGTGCAGAGCAAAAACCATACATAAAACCACAGACTTATGAGAAATGGAAGAAACGGAGCTTCAAGCAGGATATCAGCAAACGTGAAAATATGGGATATGACCAAGAAGCAGATATATACATTTGTCATGCAGGGAAATCCCTGTCCCCACTTTTTATCAAAAAGCAGAAAAGCAAGAGCGGGTATGAATCGGAAGTAACCGTTTACGAATGTGAAGACTGCAACGGATGTGCTTATAAAGAAAAATGTACTAAAGCAAAAGGAAATAAGCGGTTATACATTTCAAAAAGCTTTCTGGAAAAACGACAGGAATCCTATGAAAATATCCTAAGTGAAACGGGAATCAAATATCGGATGAACCGTTCCGTCCAGGCAGAGGGAGCCTTTGGTGTTTTGAAAAATGATTACGAATTTCAAAGATTTCTGCTGCGAGGGAAAACCAAGGTAAAACTGGAGATTATTTTGCTGTGTATGGGATACAACATCAATAAACTGCATGCAAAAATCCAGAGGGAACGCACTGGAAGTCATCTTTTTCCAGTAAAAGAGACCGCTTAA
- a CDS encoding spore germination protein, with the protein MVKKNTKKVSSYQENIEYMDQALPLKESFDIIRRDLMIGGKKASFYFIDGFTKDETMLKIMTSFFGLKEDALPGDATAFAQQCIPYVEVDIVGDFDQVLRNVLSGITCMFMEGYDGVCIAIDCRTYPARGVEEPDKDKSLRGSRDGFVETIVFNTALMRRRIRDPHLVMEMVEAGQTTRTDIAICYMSDRVDDELLKNVKGRIEKLELDDLRMTQQSLADAMFKRKWFNPFPKFKFTERPDTAAACLLEGKVVIMVDNSPSAMILPTSILDMIEEANDYYFPTLTGVYLKISRTLITILTVFLTPIFLLFMQNINWLPDIFAFVAVKDTVNIPLIFQLLILELSIDGLRLAALNTPSMLSTPLSVIAGLVMGEFSVQSGWFNSEVMLYMAFVAVANYTQPNFELGYALKFMRLLLLILTACFNVVGFVAGCIIIVCLLAFNKTLSGRNYLNIKLQ; encoded by the coding sequence ATGGTTAAGAAAAATACAAAAAAGGTCAGCTCCTATCAGGAGAATATTGAGTATATGGATCAGGCCCTGCCGCTTAAGGAGAGTTTTGATATTATCCGGCGGGATCTGATGATTGGTGGGAAGAAGGCTTCATTTTATTTCATAGACGGGTTTACCAAAGATGAGACAATGCTGAAAATCATGACATCCTTTTTCGGCCTTAAAGAGGATGCTTTGCCGGGGGATGCAACCGCATTTGCCCAGCAGTGTATCCCATATGTTGAGGTGGATATTGTAGGAGATTTTGACCAGGTACTGCGCAATGTCCTTTCAGGCATCACCTGCATGTTTATGGAAGGATACGACGGTGTATGTATCGCCATCGACTGCCGCACTTACCCGGCCAGGGGCGTGGAGGAGCCTGATAAAGACAAATCACTGCGTGGTTCCAGGGATGGGTTTGTGGAGACCATTGTTTTTAATACTGCCCTTATGCGAAGGCGGATTCGAGATCCCCATCTGGTTATGGAAATGGTGGAAGCCGGGCAGACAACCAGGACAGACATAGCAATCTGCTATATGTCGGACCGGGTGGACGATGAATTGCTCAAAAATGTAAAGGGCCGGATTGAAAAACTGGAGCTGGATGATCTGCGTATGACCCAGCAGAGCCTGGCAGATGCCATGTTTAAGCGTAAATGGTTTAATCCATTCCCTAAATTTAAGTTTACAGAGAGGCCGGATACAGCGGCGGCATGCCTGCTGGAAGGGAAGGTTGTCATTATGGTAGATAATTCGCCTTCCGCGATGATTCTGCCTACCTCCATACTGGATATGATAGAGGAGGCGAATGACTATTATTTCCCTACTCTGACAGGGGTATACTTGAAAATATCGAGGACTCTGATCACGATTCTGACAGTATTTCTGACACCAATATTTCTGCTTTTTATGCAGAATATTAACTGGCTTCCAGATATTTTTGCCTTTGTGGCGGTTAAAGATACAGTGAATATCCCCCTGATTTTCCAGCTCTTAATACTGGAACTTTCGATCGACGGACTGCGGCTGGCCGCACTGAACACCCCCAGTATGCTCAGTACACCTTTGAGTGTAATTGCGGGCCTTGTCATGGGAGAGTTTTCTGTCCAGTCAGGGTGGTTTAACTCGGAGGTCATGCTGTACATGGCTTTTGTGGCAGTGGCCAATTATACACAGCCTAATTTTGAGCTTGGGTATGCCTTAAAGTTTATGCGCCTGCTGCTGCTAATCCTTACAGCATGTTTCAACGTAGTAGGATTTGTGGCTGGATGTATTATTATTGTATGTCTGCTGGCCTTTAATAAAACACTGTCAGGCCGCAATTATCTGAATATAAAACTTCAGTAA
- a CDS encoding dCTP deaminase/dUTPase family protein, translated as MRRIAKFHKVSIEQFSKDWEDTFGDGKREQVQDIYEGIVLPKRATSGSAGYDFYAPVKLVLKPGETVKVPTGIRVQMEEGWVLNCYPRSGLGFKYRLQLNNTVGIIDSDYFYSDNEGHIFSKITNDTNEGKTVEIARGEGFMQGIFTEYGITMDDEASEVRNGGFGSTTKK; from the coding sequence ATGAGAAGAATAGCAAAATTCCACAAAGTTAGCATAGAGCAGTTTTCAAAGGATTGGGAAGATACTTTTGGGGATGGGAAAAGAGAACAGGTTCAGGACATATATGAGGGAATCGTACTGCCAAAAAGGGCCACATCGGGATCCGCAGGCTACGATTTCTATGCGCCTGTCAAGTTGGTTCTTAAACCAGGGGAGACGGTAAAAGTCCCAACCGGAATCCGTGTACAGATGGAGGAAGGATGGGTCCTGAATTGTTATCCCAGGAGTGGGTTGGGGTTTAAATACAGACTGCAGCTGAATAATACGGTTGGTATTATAGACAGCGACTACTTTTACTCTGACAATGAAGGGCATATTTTTTCTAAAATAACCAATGATACTAATGAAGGGAAGACTGTTGAAATCGCCAGAGGCGAAGGGTTTATGCAGGGGATCTTTACTGAGTATGGCATCACAATGGATGATGAAGCCAGTGAAGTAAGAAACGGCGGATTTGGAAGCACCACCAAAAAATAG
- a CDS encoding putative ABC transporter permease, producing MKNKSIAQNKFIICGTVGWCMEIIFTALHSFKRKEFTLVGRTSIWMFPIYGAACLLSPVCHILKGKSTIFRGSVYTFCIFLGEFLSGSFLRRHHACPWDYSGAKYNLNGVIRFDYAPLWFGAGLLFEKILK from the coding sequence ATGAAAAATAAATCAATTGCACAAAACAAATTTATTATCTGCGGTACTGTGGGCTGGTGTATGGAAATTATATTTACAGCGCTGCATTCTTTTAAGAGAAAAGAATTCACCCTTGTGGGCCGCACCTCCATATGGATGTTCCCCATTTACGGGGCAGCCTGCCTGCTCTCCCCTGTCTGCCATATCTTGAAAGGGAAAAGTACAATCTTCCGGGGGAGCGTTTACACATTCTGTATCTTCCTGGGAGAATTCCTATCCGGAAGCTTTCTTAGGAGGCACCATGCCTGCCCCTGGGATTACAGCGGCGCTAAATATAACCTCAATGGCGTCATCCGGTTCGACTATGCCCCATTGTGGTTTGGGGCAGGCCTGCTCTTTGAAAAAATACTGAAGTAG
- the nrdG gene encoding anaerobic ribonucleoside-triphosphate reductase activating protein translates to MRYHNITKDDMLNGDGLRVVLWVAGCSHHCRECHNQVTWDPKGGIPFGPEAKQEIFEQLEKDYISGITYSGGDPLFEGNRAAVTELAAEVRKKFPGKTQWLYTGWEWEDVKELPAIQYLDVLVDGKFDASLKDTQLHWKGSSNQKVIDVQASLSQNKIVLHNS, encoded by the coding sequence ATGCGGTACCACAATATTACAAAGGACGACATGTTGAATGGTGATGGACTGCGGGTTGTCCTGTGGGTGGCGGGGTGCTCCCACCATTGCCGGGAGTGCCATAACCAGGTCACATGGGATCCAAAAGGGGGAATCCCTTTTGGCCCGGAGGCTAAGCAGGAGATCTTTGAGCAGCTGGAGAAGGACTATATCAGTGGTATTACATACAGCGGGGGCGATCCCCTGTTTGAGGGCAACCGTGCCGCAGTTACAGAGCTGGCAGCGGAGGTGAGAAAGAAGTTCCCTGGCAAGACCCAGTGGCTGTATACAGGATGGGAGTGGGAAGATGTCAAGGAGCTCCCTGCCATACAGTATTTGGACGTGCTGGTGGACGGTAAGTTTGACGCCAGCCTGAAAGATACGCAGTTACACTGGAAGGGAAGCTCTAACCAGAAAGTGATTGATGTACAGGCCAGCCTCAGTCAAAATAAAATTGTGCTGCATAATTCTTAA
- a CDS encoding MATE family efflux transporter → MEASRGREKDGQAGGQDEKLGSAPLGRLIASMALPAVAAQIINVLYNIVDRIYIGHIEGYGDMALTGVGVTFPILMVITAFSAFAGMGGAPLASIQLGKKNYQAAEKILGNCVGMLLIFSVLLTVLFSIFKTPVLYAFGASEMTIMYAEQYIGIYLIGTVFVQTAVGLNTFISGQGAARTAMLSVLIGAVINIILDPIFIFLFKMGVRGAALATIISQAVSAAWVLRFLTSKRSVIRIRMKYIRLNPGTVGSIAALGISPFIMQSTESLVMITLNSGLQKYGGDLYVGSMSILSSIMQLIVVPAQGISQGIQPIISYNFGAGNRDRVKGAFIRMISVCFLMTFIFAGIAIIRPEIYVGIFTENPDLIRLTCQVMPVYFLGITIFGIQLGCQSTFLALGQSVVSLIIALLRKVIFLIPLAILLPKFMGVMGIYRAEPVADVTSVIITVILFLITAKKILRNEEKDVMIGKNNNLEGRA, encoded by the coding sequence ATGGAAGCAAGCAGAGGCAGGGAGAAGGATGGCCAGGCAGGCGGACAGGATGAGAAGCTGGGGAGCGCCCCCTTAGGCAGGCTTATTGCAAGCATGGCTCTTCCAGCTGTAGCGGCACAGATTATCAATGTATTATATAATATTGTGGATAGGATATACATAGGACATATCGAGGGATATGGGGATATGGCCCTGACAGGGGTGGGAGTCACATTCCCGATCCTGATGGTCATAACTGCATTCAGCGCTTTTGCGGGCATGGGCGGCGCTCCCCTTGCGTCTATTCAGCTCGGGAAGAAGAATTATCAGGCGGCGGAAAAGATTCTGGGGAACTGTGTGGGAATGCTGCTGATCTTTTCTGTCTTGCTGACAGTTTTGTTCTCTATATTTAAGACGCCGGTTCTGTATGCCTTTGGCGCCAGCGAGATGACCATCATGTATGCAGAGCAGTATATAGGGATTTATTTGATTGGAACGGTTTTCGTCCAGACAGCGGTAGGCCTGAATACTTTTATCAGCGGCCAGGGAGCCGCGCGGACAGCTATGCTGTCAGTGCTTATCGGCGCAGTGATTAATATTATTCTGGATCCAATATTTATTTTTCTGTTCAAAATGGGGGTGAGGGGAGCGGCCCTTGCCACGATTATATCCCAGGCAGTCAGCGCGGCCTGGGTGCTTAGATTCCTTACTTCTAAAAGGAGCGTGATCAGAATCAGGATGAAATATATCAGGCTGAACCCGGGAACTGTGGGAAGTATTGCTGCCTTAGGGATTTCGCCGTTTATTATGCAGAGTACAGAGAGCCTGGTTATGATTACTTTAAATTCTGGCCTGCAGAAATATGGAGGAGATCTCTATGTGGGGTCAATGTCAATCCTGTCAAGCATTATGCAGCTTATTGTTGTTCCGGCACAGGGCATATCCCAGGGAATACAACCCATTATAAGCTATAATTTCGGGGCCGGCAACAGAGACAGGGTGAAAGGCGCTTTTATCAGGATGATTTCAGTCTGTTTCCTGATGACCTTTATATTTGCCGGAATTGCTATAATAAGGCCGGAGATATATGTGGGAATATTTACGGAAAATCCAGATCTGATCCGCCTGACATGCCAGGTGATGCCGGTATATTTCCTGGGCATTACCATTTTTGGAATACAACTGGGATGCCAGTCCACATTTCTCGCATTGGGGCAGTCGGTTGTTTCCTTAATTATTGCACTTCTCAGGAAAGTGATTTTTTTGATACCACTGGCAATTCTGCTGCCAAAGTTCATGGGAGTTATGGGGATATATCGGGCAGAGCCGGTTGCCGACGTGACATCCGTAATAATTACAGTGATATTGTTTCTCATTACAGCGAAAAAGATTTTGCGAAATGAGGAAAAAGATGTTATGATAGGAAAAAATAATAATCTGGAGGGTAGAGCATGA
- a CDS encoding DegV family protein: protein MREFVITVNSTVDLPREWVEERNVPVIPLKYTIDGETYTDMYGLSGKEFFAKLREGHMSVTSQVNPDEAREALEPFLKAGKDVLHLGFSSGLSGTYNSMRIAGEELAEEYPDAKVIIIDTLCACLGEGLLLYKALQLKDAGKSVDEVAQWVEENKLHICHNVTVDDLNHLHRGGRVSKATAILGTAVQIKPIIHMDNEGKLQVIGKQRGRKKSLNKIVDMAVEQSRGWDNDMVMITHGDCIEDAQYVADLVREKMGVQQILIHNIGTVIGSHTGPGVVAVFFMGEKR from the coding sequence ATGAGAGAGTTTGTAATTACAGTTAACAGCACTGTTGATTTGCCGAGAGAGTGGGTAGAAGAACGGAACGTTCCGGTTATCCCTTTAAAATATACAATTGATGGCGAGACATATACAGATATGTATGGACTTTCAGGCAAAGAGTTTTTTGCAAAATTGAGGGAGGGGCATATGTCAGTCACATCCCAGGTGAACCCAGACGAAGCAAGGGAAGCGCTGGAACCATTTTTAAAGGCTGGGAAAGATGTATTGCATCTTGGATTTTCTTCTGGACTGAGCGGTACCTATAACAGTATGAGGATCGCCGGGGAGGAGCTGGCTGAAGAGTATCCTGATGCCAAGGTGATTATTATAGATACACTCTGTGCCTGCCTGGGTGAGGGCCTTCTTCTCTACAAGGCGCTTCAGCTAAAGGATGCCGGAAAGAGCGTGGACGAGGTTGCGCAGTGGGTGGAGGAAAATAAGCTCCATATCTGCCATAATGTCACAGTGGATGATTTAAACCATCTCCACAGGGGCGGAAGAGTCTCCAAAGCTACAGCCATACTGGGTACGGCTGTTCAGATCAAGCCTATTATCCATATGGACAATGAAGGCAAGCTTCAGGTTATCGGTAAACAGAGAGGACGGAAGAAATCTCTCAACAAGATTGTAGATATGGCTGTGGAACAGTCCAGGGGTTGGGACAATGATATGGTCATGATTACGCATGGAGACTGCATTGAGGATGCACAGTATGTCGCAGATTTAGTGAGGGAGAAGATGGGAGTCCAGCAGATACTGATCCACAATATCGGGACAGTGATAGGCAGCCATACAGGCCCCGGGGTAGTGGCAGTATTTTTTATGGGAGAGAAGAGATAG
- a CDS encoding sodium-dependent transporter: MNENRSNFTGKIGFIMAAAGSAVGLGNIWRFPYLVAQYGGGTFLVCYIILAVTFGFTLMAAEIAIGRKTGLSAIGAFKKLDKRFGFLGILASVVPIIILPYYSVIGGWVIKYFTTFISGNTKAAAGDTYFNDFIGSVGSPLLWFVLFVVFTAAIVIFGVEKGVETVSKFLMPILVVLTVGISIYVLTMDGAMEGLKYYIMPHMSDFSIKTLLSAMGQLFYSMSLAMGIMITYGSYMKKSTNLEGSVRHIELFDTGIAFFAGLMIVPAVFIFSGGDESALSAGPGLMFITLPKVFASMSMGTVIGTAFFVLVFFAALTSAISLMETIVSILMDRFKWNRKITCIIVFIYVLAMGIPSSLGFGVWDFIQPLGMSILDFMDFISNSVLMPIVALFTCIFVGFFIKPKTIIEEACADGAAFKSKKLFIVMIKWVAPVFLVAILVSSVLNAFGIIKL; the protein is encoded by the coding sequence ATGAATGAAAACAGAAGTAATTTTACAGGCAAGATTGGCTTTATTATGGCCGCAGCCGGTTCTGCCGTAGGTCTGGGGAACATCTGGCGTTTTCCCTATTTAGTCGCCCAATATGGAGGGGGGACTTTCCTGGTCTGTTACATAATACTTGCTGTCACTTTCGGCTTTACTTTGATGGCGGCTGAGATTGCTATTGGGCGTAAAACTGGCTTGAGCGCAATCGGAGCCTTCAAAAAACTGGATAAGCGTTTCGGCTTCCTCGGCATTTTGGCCTCCGTCGTGCCGATTATCATTCTTCCTTACTATTCTGTAATCGGCGGATGGGTTATTAAATATTTTACAACTTTTATCTCCGGCAATACAAAGGCAGCAGCCGGTGATACTTACTTTAATGACTTTATCGGCAGCGTAGGAAGTCCCCTGTTATGGTTCGTACTTTTTGTAGTTTTTACAGCTGCAATTGTTATTTTTGGGGTAGAAAAAGGAGTGGAGACAGTCAGCAAGTTCCTGATGCCTATCCTTGTAGTACTGACAGTCGGCATCTCTATCTATGTGCTGACAATGGATGGGGCCATGGAAGGGCTGAAGTACTATATCATGCCCCACATGTCTGACTTTTCTATCAAGACTCTTCTCTCTGCCATGGGACAATTGTTCTATTCCATGTCTCTGGCCATGGGAATCATGATTACTTATGGCTCCTATATGAAGAAGTCTACAAACCTGGAGGGTTCTGTCAGGCATATAGAGTTATTTGACACAGGCATTGCTTTCTTTGCAGGCCTTATGATTGTACCGGCCGTATTTATTTTTTCCGGGGGAGATGAATCTGCCCTCAGCGCGGGTCCGGGCCTTATGTTTATCACCCTTCCAAAAGTCTTTGCAAGTATGTCCATGGGCACAGTGATAGGGACGGCCTTTTTTGTTCTCGTATTCTTTGCCGCCCTTACATCAGCCATCTCACTGATGGAGACAATTGTGTCTATTCTTATGGACAGATTTAAATGGAACAGAAAAATAACCTGTATTATCGTATTCATCTATGTGCTGGCAATGGGAATCCCTTCATCCTTAGGTTTCGGCGTATGGGACTTTATACAGCCCCTCGGAATGTCGATCCTTGACTTTATGGATTTCATAAGTAACAGTGTCCTGATGCCTATTGTCGCACTGTTTACCTGTATCTTCGTAGGCTTTTTCATCAAACCGAAAACGATCATTGAGGAGGCATGTGCCGACGGGGCAGCCTTTAAAAGTAAAAAGCTGTTCATCGTGATGATTAAATGGGTTGCGCCTGTATTCCTGGTAGCAATTTTGGTAAGTTCTGTATTAAATGCATTTGGCATTATCAAGCTGTAA